The DNA region CACCCGCTGCATCACCAGGAAATCAATTTCCTGGCTCATCGCCAAAGTCATCTAAAGACGACTGGACAAGAGTTTCAGTCCATTTGCATGGATTTGCGCTGTTAGCCCAAAATTTATTTTAGGGCGGGTTGACAACAGAGACGTGAGCTTTTCAGGACTTTTGTCAGTCAATCAGCAGTCAATCAGGGAGAAGAGAGAGACTAGAATTAATAAGGACAATTTAAGAACGGCAGATTAAACCTAACGTCTATTTCTGCCAACCTCCTGAGTTATCCGTAAATTTCTGGTTCAATTTTTTCCTATGCCTCTACCTGTTGTTGCTGTAATTGGTCGCCCAAATGTGGGCAAGTCCACCGTTGTCAATCGACTGGCAGGGGTACAGGATGCCATTGTCTATGACGAACCGGGAGTGACCCGCGATCGCACCTATAAGCGTGCCTTCTGGCAAGACCGAGAATTTTTAGTGGTAGACACGGGCGGACTGGTCTTTGATGACGACACAGAATTTCTGCCCCTGATCCGCGAACAGGCGATGGCGGCTTTGGCTGAGGCCAGTGTCGCGATCTTTGTAGTAGATGGTAAAACCGGGCTGACGGGAGGAGATGAGGAAATTGCCAGTTGGTTACGGCAGCAACCTGTTCCGGTACTGGTAGCGGTCAATAAATGTGAATCGGTAGAACAAGGGTTAACTCAGGCTGTTGAGTTCTGGGAGTTGGGACTGGGCGAACCCTATCCCATCTCCGGCATTCATGGGAACGGCACGGGCGAGTTGCTCGATCGCTTGATTACCTATCTGCCTCCTGCCGATGAAATCGAAGAATTACCTGAAATCAAAGTTGCGATCGCAGGCCGCCCCAACGTTGGTAAATCCAGTTTGCTGAATGCGTTTGTGGGAGAGCAGCGAGCGATCGTCAGTCCGATTTCTGGCACCACCCGCGATGCGATCGATATGGTCGTGGAGCGAGATGGCAAGACCTATCGCTTAGTGGATACGGCTGGCATTCGCAAGAAAAAGAATGTGGAATACGGGCCAGAGTTCTTTGGCATTAACCGCGCCTTTAAAGCGATCGCCCGCGCTGATGTTGTCCTGTTCGTGATCGATGCCCTGGATGGAGTCACAGAGCAGGATCAGAAACTGGCAGGACGAATCGCGGATGAGGGACGAGCCTGTGTGCTAGTGGTGAATAAGTGGGATGCTGTGGAAAAAGATTCCCATACCATTTATGAGTACCAGAAAGAAATTCACAGTCGGCTGCACTTTGTTGAATGGGCCGAAATGATTTTTGTCAGCGCCCAGACGGGGCAACGGGTCGATAAAATTCTCGATCTGGTGGACGCTGCGGCTGAACAACATCGCCGTCGCGTGACCACCGCCGTCATTAACGAAGTCCTGGAAGAAGCCGTGGGCTGGCATACCCCACCCACCACCCGCGGCGGTCGTCAGGGGAAAATCTACTATGGCACTCAGGTCAGTACCCAACCCCCCTCGATCGCTCTTTTTGTCAACGACCCCGACCTGTTCAACGACGGCTATCGTCGCTACATTGAACGACAATTCCGCAAGTCCCTTGGCTTTGCAGGTACTCCCCTGCGACTATTCTGGCGCGGAAAAAAAGTCCGCGATATGGAACGTAGCGTCAACCGGGCAACCCGCGTGTAAAGTTAGTTGTGAGTTTTGAGTTATGAGTTTTAAGTTGGAAAGTCATAACTCATAACTTAAAATTCAAAACTCAAAACTTATTTATGGATCTGCTGCGATCGCTCCCGTTGGGGCTTTATCTTGAACAACCTGTTACCTGGCTCCATCGGTTGGATCCACGGGTGAAGTTGGCCTGGTTGATGACGTTTCTGGCCGCGCCGTTGCTGGCCAATCCCTTCTGGCGGATTCTGCTGGTGGTGCTCCTGATTCTGCTCACTCTCTCGGCCCGAATTCCCTTAAGGGTGTGGCGGCAGCAGATGGGCTGGCTGCTCTTTCTTTGTTTTTTGATGTTTGCCCTTACGGCCATCTTGCCGGATGGTCTGAATGCGAAACATCAACCCCGCTTACCTGCCGATGAACTGGCCTTTGCCCAACAGCCTGCACAACTGCCCCCGGCTCCAACTCCCAATCCCTGGTACAACCCATTCGGCTGGGGACAATCCAAAACCGCTGCCCCTGCTCCTTTGCCGGGACTGGAAGCTCCATCTTTGCCCCAACCCACCGACTATTCCTATGTGGTTGTTAAACGTGGGCCGATTACCATTACCCGCCGATCGCTGGATCTGGCCACTCGCGTCAGCACCCTCCTCTTTACCTTGATTTACAGCACCAACCTGTATTTATTAACAACGGCTCCAGAAGAGGTCACAGCAGCGATCGAAAATTGGATGGAACCCTTACGCCGCTTCAAGTTGCCTGTGACGGAGATTTCCCTCACCCTCACCCTCTCCCTGCGCTTCATTCCTCTAGTACTGGAAGAAGTGCAAAACCTGATTCGTTCCGTCAGTACCCGGGCGATCAACTGGAAAAAGTTGGGGCTGCGACGGGGGGCGCAGGTTTGGCTAATGGTGGCCGAGCGCTTGTTAGAAAACCTGCTCCTGCGGGCAGAACAAATTGCCGGAGCGATGAAAGTACGAGGCTTTACCAGCCCTAACCAGCATCGCGTGGAATGGTATCAATTTCGCCTGAGGATTGGGGATTGGATTGCGATCGCTGGCATCCTCCTCCTCTGGGGCGCACGCTTTATCTGGGGCGGTACGGTTTAACGCTGGTAGATTAAGGCAGCAAATTGGGATCGTTCGGCTTGAGGTTCCAACCATAGACAGAATCAATTTCATTGCCTAGGATCTCCTCATCTTCCTGGCTCATCGCCAAAGTCATCTAAAGATGACTGGACAAGAGTTTCAGTCCATTTGCATGGATTTGCGCTGTTAGCCCAAAATTTATTTTAGGGCGGGTTGACAACAGAGACATGAGCCTTTCGGAACTTTTGTCAATCAATCAGTTCCTCTGGGGCGCGGATACTTACGGCTTGCAAACCCTAAAGCGGCAGAAGAAAACCCGCATACCCGCCATTCCAGTCTGAAACAATAAGCCAAACGTCCTTGGGAGATGGCCACGGGGTGCTGACTCAATACGAAATGACAGTTCAGAAGTGCTAATCCAAACCTTTTCATTCTTTAGCCATCTTCTTGTTCTCCAACCAACTAAATCCCCAAAATTCTCCCAGTTAATTCCGTCCTGTAATGGGGCACCGCAATTTTGCCAAATTTGCTGTTGGATACTGAATCCAAACTTTCCATTACTGTACTTGTTCCACAACTGATTGATGGTTTTTAGATCAGTACAGGGAAGATTTTGAATATCTCGATCGCTCAGTGAACGTTCTTTTTCTCGTTTTGCAACCTTCAACAAAACTTCCAAGGTTTCCTGGTCTGATTCTTTCCATTTTCCTGCTTGCAGTAAATCTCGCAGCTTTCGGTAGTCCACTCCCCGCTCAGAACGTAGGTTATCCTGAGTTGTCGTGGCTTGTCTTGCCTGAGAGGTTGGCATATTTGGTGGTCGGCGGGCTGTTTCGATTCTTTTTTCAACTACAAGAATGTCATTTGGATTAAGTTGAAGCACCTGTTGCAGATGTTGAAGATTACGCCGATCGCTATCTGAAACAGGATAGTGACGACGAGTAGCCTCAAGATATTGCTGTTGATAATGGGCCAGTCGCTCGTCATACGATTTTTCCGGTGTTTGCTGTTGATTGTTCTGGTCTATTTGCTCACCAGAAGCGTTTTTGGTAAGTGGTTGGTTTTGGGATAAAGGTTGTACCTCAGGCGGAGCCGCTTGGTGTCGCCCCTCTTCTTCTAAACTTGGATTGCTGGTGGTGATAGAAAGTAGAGGTGGGATTGAGGCCGTTTTTGTTGTTGGGTTGGGTGGAGTTGGCAGCAAGAAATTGGTAGACAGATGGGTAGGTGAGATGGAAGGATTGACTCGCTCTTTCTCTATTTGCTTCGTTCGTTGAAGTTCTAGAATATGTTTAATCGCTTTAATAGCGCGGCTTCTAATCTCTAAATTAGAGGCAGCCGTTGCTACCTGTTCCCAACATTGAAGTGCTACGGCGTAGTTTTTGTCATAAAGCGCATCATTCGCCTGTTCCTGAAGTTGAGTAATGTCAGCATTTGTGATGCATTGTGGAAGTAGTGGTAAATCGCCTTTCCAATCTGGTTCTGAAACAATTAGAGGAATTTGCGCTGGTTGTCGATCTTTGGTTAAAGCATAAACTTTTTCTGTCAAATACTTCGATAGCTGTCTCAAAATCGTGTACTGCTGCAATCCCTCTAAAAAAGCATGAGTAAATGCACCTTGTTGCAAATCAGGCAATTCATAGGATTTTCCACCCCGACTGCAAGAAAATATCGTAACGATGCCGTTTTGCTGTGCCTGCTGCACAATTTGAGCTTCATTCAATCCATTGCTGCCTTTGCTACCACTGGAAGCCTCATTCCGACACATATCCAGCACCAATACAGTGTTTTTTGCTTGACAATGAATCAGTTGCTGAATTACAAAATCCACCGAGAGTGCTGTGTCCTCTAAGTCATCAGGCACCCCATCACAGGTCAGCATATAGTTTTGATGTCTGGAACTTTGCAACCCGTGCCCACTGAAGAAAAACCAGGCTTGATCGGCTCCTCTTGCTTGTGGATGGTGACTGATCTCGCGCAGAATTCTACGCAGATTCGAGCGACTGGGGCGTGTGTTGAAGCCTCCAACTGATGGCGAGGTATCCGAACAAAGAATTACAAAATCCTCTCGAAAACCTGCTTGCTCGCATAAGAAGCGTTTTACCCGTTCCGCATCTGAGACGGCAAATTGTAGATGCTCTTGGGGGGCAAGATGGTCGTAGTGATTGATACCAACAATAACTGCCCAGTTCGTCATATTAGTTGGACTCTACCTTAGTTGGACTCTGCCCGCTTAAATTTCAAGGTAATTGCGCCTTTCCCAGACGCTTCCGCCCCACCAACGCCCATCAAGCTCACTTGTCCCTTGCTATTGATTTCTACTGCCAGCGTCACTTCATCAAGTTTCAGGTCAGATTCGCCACCAACCTGCTGTTCTGCTTGAGCTAAGAGTTTTCCTACCACTCTCAGCATTCTGTTCCACTCAATTTCTAGTTTTTTGGGATCAACTGGAACCTGCTTTAGCCCAATTCTGTCTAACAAACCTTTTTCACCTGGTGAAGCTTCTGGACGATCCTCAGTCACGATGTAAATTACGTCATCTGTCATAGGGGCTTGAGCAGAAGAATCTTGTTGTTCTCTATTCTATTGCTCTCAAAGGAAATTCCCAAGACTCCATGACTGAAGAACTAACCTGAATAATTCACGAGTTCTCCACAAAAGAGAAGCAAGAGAGCTTGAAACGGTTTAGAATCAAGCTCTCTAGAATTTTAAGCGTCCCTATTTTGCCATGACAGTGTGTGCTGTGGAACTGCCCTACGATTTTGCGCCCCCCCGTCGCTTAGAAGTCAAATTGTCTGCTCTGGAACTGAAGAGTGACGCGGGCATCTTACTGGCGCGACAAGCCGAGGAGAAGGTCAACGTGTGTGAGGGATTGGCAGCCTGTATTGAGGAGTGACGCAACCCCTCGAAAATTACGCACAGTCTGGAGCAGCTCGGGAGCCAACGAGTCTATCAGTTGGTGGGAGGCTATGAAGATGCCAACGATAGTAATCGGTTGCGGCATGACCCGATTTACAAACTTGCCTGTGCACGCTTGCCACTGCCGCAGCAAGATTTGCTTGCCAGTCAACCAACGATGACGCGCCGAGAGAACCATGTGAGCAAAGTAGACATCTCGAAGATGCGGAGTCGGATGGTGGAGTAATTCATCGCCCGTTACTCAACTGCCCCCACCGAGATCGTGCTCGACATTGATGGCTGGGATGGCCCCACTCATGGGAAGCAGCAGTTGAGTTGCTTTCATGGGTACTATGGACAGCATATGTACTTTCCGGTCTTGATCAATGAGGCTGAAAGTGGCTACCCGGTGGTGTTGCAGTGACGTGCCGGCAACTCTCATCCCGGCAAAGGCGTCGCCGGGACTTGCGGTGGGTGTTTTGGCGCTTAAAACGAGCGTTTCCAGGCGTTCGTCTCGTCTTACGGGCAGATGCAGGTTTTGCCTTACCGGAGATTTTGCAGGTGTGTGAGCGTTCTGGGGTGAACTATGCCATTGGGTTTGCCCGCAACGCAGTCACGGAACGCAAGATCGCAGACTTACTCGAACGTGCTCGCTTGCAGTTTATCCGGACTCAACAGAAGGCTCGCTTGTTTAATGATGTCTACGATGCGGCTGCGAGTTGGGAAGCTCCCCGTCGCTTGGTGATGAAGGCAGAATGGTTGCCCAAGGGAGCCAATCCTCGCTTTGTGCTGACCAACTGAGACCAATCCGCTCAAGCCGTG from Leptodesmis sichuanensis A121 includes:
- the der gene encoding ribosome biogenesis GTPase Der, giving the protein MPLPVVAVIGRPNVGKSTVVNRLAGVQDAIVYDEPGVTRDRTYKRAFWQDREFLVVDTGGLVFDDDTEFLPLIREQAMAALAEASVAIFVVDGKTGLTGGDEEIASWLRQQPVPVLVAVNKCESVEQGLTQAVEFWELGLGEPYPISGIHGNGTGELLDRLITYLPPADEIEELPEIKVAIAGRPNVGKSSLLNAFVGEQRAIVSPISGTTRDAIDMVVERDGKTYRLVDTAGIRKKKNVEYGPEFFGINRAFKAIARADVVLFVIDALDGVTEQDQKLAGRIADEGRACVLVVNKWDAVEKDSHTIYEYQKEIHSRLHFVEWAEMIFVSAQTGQRVDKILDLVDAAAEQHRRRVTTAVINEVLEEAVGWHTPPTTRGGRQGKIYYGTQVSTQPPSIALFVNDPDLFNDGYRRYIERQFRKSLGFAGTPLRLFWRGKKVRDMERSVNRATRV
- a CDS encoding energy-coupling factor transporter transmembrane component T family protein, yielding MDLLRSLPLGLYLEQPVTWLHRLDPRVKLAWLMTFLAAPLLANPFWRILLVVLLILLTLSARIPLRVWRQQMGWLLFLCFLMFALTAILPDGLNAKHQPRLPADELAFAQQPAQLPPAPTPNPWYNPFGWGQSKTAAPAPLPGLEAPSLPQPTDYSYVVVKRGPITITRRSLDLATRVSTLLFTLIYSTNLYLLTTAPEEVTAAIENWMEPLRRFKLPVTEISLTLTLSLRFIPLVLEEVQNLIRSVSTRAINWKKLGLRRGAQVWLMVAERLLENLLLRAEQIAGAMKVRGFTSPNQHRVEWYQFRLRIGDWIAIAGILLLWGARFIWGGTV
- a CDS encoding GUN4 domain-containing protein encodes the protein MTNWAVIVGINHYDHLAPQEHLQFAVSDAERVKRFLCEQAGFREDFVILCSDTSPSVGGFNTRPSRSNLRRILREISHHPQARGADQAWFFFSGHGLQSSRHQNYMLTCDGVPDDLEDTALSVDFVIQQLIHCQAKNTVLVLDMCRNEASSGSKGSNGLNEAQIVQQAQQNGIVTIFSCSRGGKSYELPDLQQGAFTHAFLEGLQQYTILRQLSKYLTEKVYALTKDRQPAQIPLIVSEPDWKGDLPLLPQCITNADITQLQEQANDALYDKNYAVALQCWEQVATAASNLEIRSRAIKAIKHILELQRTKQIEKERVNPSISPTHLSTNFLLPTPPNPTTKTASIPPLLSITTSNPSLEEEGRHQAAPPEVQPLSQNQPLTKNASGEQIDQNNQQQTPEKSYDERLAHYQQQYLEATRRHYPVSDSDRRNLQHLQQVLQLNPNDILVVEKRIETARRPPNMPTSQARQATTTQDNLRSERGVDYRKLRDLLQAGKWKESDQETLEVLLKVAKREKERSLSDRDIQNLPCTDLKTINQLWNKYSNGKFGFSIQQQIWQNCGAPLQDGINWENFGDLVGWRTRRWLKNEKVWISTSELSFRIESAPRGHLPRTFGLLFQTGMAGMRVFFCRFRVCKP
- a CDS encoding Pepco domain-containing protein yields the protein MTDDVIYIVTEDRPEASPGEKGLLDRIGLKQVPVDPKKLEIEWNRMLRVVGKLLAQAEQQVGGESDLKLDEVTLAVEINSKGQVSLMGVGGAEASGKGAITLKFKRAESN